A stretch of DNA from Pseudonocardia hierapolitana:
GACCCCCCTGCCGAAGAGGATCGACGCCTTCGACCCGGGCGGCGTCAGATGTACCGCGCGATAGTCATCGCCAGCGGAGATGTCGACATCGAGCCGCCACCCCAGCCGCCCATGGCCTTGTCCACATCGGCCACCGGCACCATCACGACCTCGAGCTTCATGTCCACGACCTGGCTCCTCTCCTGCCCATGGCGGACCGCGCCGAGCCGTCGGGATTTGCTCCTGGCCTCGCTGATCGCACCTCGTCCGACGGCGGCTGCCTCGCCGCGACGGGCCAGTGTCCTCGTCAGGTCACCGGGCACAACCAGCGAAAGCTGCGGTCGTGCGCCGGCCTCGCCCAGCTGCGCCCGTTGGCGCAGTCGGGTGACACACGTCCGCAACGGCCCTTCCGCCGGGCGGCTCTGGCTCCGGTGTCATCGTCCGGCCCGATGGCCCAGCCACCCCCGAATGAGGGCAGGTCACACGCCGCTCCGGCGCCTCGGCTGCCCTGGCCGGGTGTTCCTTCGGTCTTGCCCCTTCGGCTCGGCAGAAAGGGCGATATTCCGGATTGCTCCTGATTCTGCCCGCCTGTGCTGGACCGTTGGCTGGTCGGCGTGGGCCCGGCTTCGCGTCACCACCTGGCCTCGCCCGTCCGCAGTCCTGCATCCCCCGGTCGAAGCCGTGCACCGGGCGCAAGCGCGGCGGTACATGCGGTGCAGGGCGGTTTTCCGAGAGCCGGATCGCGGGTACTGGCTCCCTCGGAGCCTGGCTCCGTTCAACCTCGTCCTGAGGAGGGCCGATGCTGTGAGCGCTGCGCATCCGGCGAGGTCGGCCCGGCCTCGGGTGGTCGTGGTCGGGGGTGAGTTCCCTGGACTGTCCGCTGCGCGTGAGCTGAGTGACACGGATGTCGAGGTGCTGCTGCTCGACCGTGATCCGTACAGCACCTTCCAGCCGCTCCTCTACCAAGTGGCGACCGGAACGCTCAACCCCGGCGGCATCACCTACGCCCTGAGGGGATCGCGGTGCGGCACGACAACGTCCGCTTCCAGCGGGCCCGCGCCACCGGCGTGGACGTCATCATGCTGATGGGCGGCCGCATCGCCGGCGACCGACCGGAGCCGATGCCCCCGCCCCGCGGCTGAGAAGTGCTCGACCCGCGGACGCACCGGCGCCATCGACTCCGCAACGCCGCCCAGGCGGTCTTGCTGCTGGGTGGGATGGCCATGGTGGTCGGCGGGCTCGCCTGGCTGCTCGTCGGAGTGGTGGGCCTGCTCTGGGCGCTCGTCATCGGGGGGATCGTGCTGGCGATGCGGCCGCACGTCCCGCCGCGGTGGATCCTGTCGATGTACGGTGCCCGCCCGCTCCCGCGCGCGGTCGCGCCCGAGCTGCACCGCTACGTGGAGGCGCTCGCCGACCGCGCTCGGCTCCCCGCGGCGCCACGCCTGTACTACGTCGCCAGCCCGATGGTCAACGCGTTCGCCGTGGGGCGGCGCGATGACGCGGCTCTCGCCGTGACCGACGGACTGCTGCGCGGTCTGACCGGCCGAGAGGTCGTCGGGGTGCTGGCCCACGAGGTCGGGCACATCCGCGCCGACGACCTGTGGGTCATGAGCCTGGCCGACGCGGTCGGGCGACTCACCCACGCACTCGCATACCTCGGGCTGATCCTCCTCGTGCTGACCCTGCCGCTGACCGCGGGCGGCACGTACTCCCCGCTTTGGCCCGCCGTGCTGCTCATGGCGGCCCCGACGGTGGTGACGCTCCTCCAGCTCGCGCTCTCGCGGTCCCGCGAGTACGACGCCGACCTCGAGGGCGCCGCGCTCACCGGCGACCCCGAGGGGCTCGCGTCCGCGCTCGCCCGGCTGGAACGGCTCGAGGGGCGGATCTGGGAACGCGTGATCGTCCCCCGCCGACGTGCTCCCGACCCGCTGCTGCTGCGCACCCACCCGCCGACCGCCGCGCGCGTGCGGCGGTTGCTCCAGCTGGTGCCCCGCGAGGAGCGCAGACGGCTCGGTGACGCTCGGCGGCTTCCCCCCGCCGGCTACCCGCAGGTGCGGTCCCCCGTCCGACTCCGCTCCCCGGGTGTCCGGTGGTGAACGTCGTCCACGGCGGGTGGCGTCGACCGCTCGTTCATCCCCGCCATCTGTTTCGGCGGTGGGCGGACCGGGCGATGGCGTGCCCGGACACGGGCGAGGTCCTGGACGAATTCCGCCAGCAGCGGAATGCTCGGAGCGGAAGATCAACTGCCAGTCCATCCGGCTATCCCCACCCGGCCCACGGACGGGCAACCGACGGACGACCCGGCCGCAGGACGCGCCCTCGGAGCCCTGTGTCAACCCCGTAGTAGTCGCGCTGGCATTGTCAGTTCGTGATGGCGATTCCTGCTGCGGCTACGGCGAGTGCGCCTAGTCCGAGAGCGGCGGGGATGCTGGGTGGGACGTCGCGCGCTTGGCCGAAGCGGTTGTAGAGCCCGGTGAGGCGGCTGCGGATGTGGTCGCCCCAGGCGACGCCGGCGACGAGCAGCAGGAGGCAGGGCAGGCAGTAGATCATGGCGTAGCCGGCGAGCACGAGCAGCCCGTGGGGTGTGGTGATGCCGGAGCTGACCAGGCGCTCGATGGCGATGGCGTAGGGGAAGGCGTTGGGGAGGTCGGCTGCGGTGACCACGGCGCCCAGCGGTAGTGCTGTCCAGGGGGTGAACCAGGCGGGGAGCGTGATCTGAGCGCGGTGGGTTCGGCGCAGGCGTTGCAGCGCGGAGCGCAGGAGCATCAGTGCGGCGAGTCCGAATGCGATGCGGCGGACCCAGATCAGCCCGCCGTCGAGCACGCCGGCCGCGGCGTCTGCGGCGAGGTAGAACCCCGCGCCGAGTCCGAGCACGGTGAGGTAGGCGCCGAGCACGTAGGCGAGTGCTGCGCGGACCGGGTGGCCGTTGGGCAGGACCAGGACGAGTGCGACGCCGAGGATGGTCGCGGGGTTGAGCGAGTCGAGCAGGGCCAGCCCGGTGACGGTGAGCAGGAGCGCTGTGCTCATCGCGAGGTGTTTCGCCGGCTGGGCGAGGTGTCGGTGAGCAGGTGGGTGATCAATGCCTCGACGCGCTCGGGTGCCGGTGGGGCCCCGAGCAGCGCTTCGGTGAACAGTCCGTCTCCCACCAGGCGCACGACGTCGGCGTGCACGGGGTCGCCGACCTCGGCCTCGATTGCCGACTGCCAGCGGCGGACGGCCTGCCCGACGTCGGGCGGTAAATCCACCCCGCCCGCGGACACTCGAAAAAGGGAGAGCAGGGCCCGGGCTGCGGCCTGCTCGGCACCGTCGGCCGCTGACAGCCGCAGCCACGTGGCCGCCGCCGTTCCACCGTCGGCTGCGGTGGCCATTGCGGCGTCGGTCTCGGCCAACGCCCGGTGCACCAGCCCGTGCGCCAGCGCGCGACGGTCGGGGAAGTGGTGCAGCAACCCGCCCTTGCTGACTCCGGCGGCCGCTGCGACCGCATCGAGCGTCGGCGCCGGGTCACCGGCGAGGACCAACCGTTGTAGTGCGTCCAGGACACGATCGCGGAGAGACACACCGCCAAGCGTACCGACCGGCTAGACGGTCGGGGTCGCAGAGCTGAGTGGGGTCGTTCGGCATCTGCCCTGTTCGTTCTCCTTGCCCTCGTTGAGCAGCGGACATATCCGGAGGGGCATCTCGGGACCAAGCCGTGCCGGGGCCCGCGCCGGAGTGGGGGTCTCTCCTCACGTCGCGCAGTGACGGTGCCCGGGATAGGACCCGTCGCGCCGACGCGAGGAGAGACCCACTTGATCACCCGGCGGGGTTGTGCTCGCTGTCGAGTTCAGAGCACCGGCCCCGGCGGGCGTCGGCGCTCGCGTTGGCGCTCAGTCCTTGTCGACGGTCCGCGCGACCCGGATGACCACCAGGTCCCGCGTTTCTAAGGGTGGACGTCGCGCGTCGGCTTAGCAGGGCGGTGGCCCAGTGGCACCTCGGGTGCATCGACGACAACTGATGCCGCCGACACCGCCAAGGGTGGACCAGTGAGCTGCGCTGGGATGCCGGTCGGCGTCTCACCAGGTCCTCCCACTCGACCGGACGACGCGGCAGCCCGAAGAACCGCCCGACGCGCCCTCGCGTGTCGGCCGCCCCCATGAACCAGCCGCCCGGCATGCGGCGGAGGCCGATGTCCCCGACCCGCGCGATGCCCCCTCTCCCGTCATCACAGGTTGACCGATGATCGAACCGACCAGCACCCCTTCCGCGAGGTCCTGGTCGCGCATGTTCCGCAGCCGAACGGCATCCACCAGCACCTGCCGGTCCTGCCACCGCCGAACCGCGACGGCGGGCGCGAACATCCGCACTCCCCCGATGTCCGTGACCAGACCCGCGAAGGCCGCGTCCCGCGGATGCGGAGTGTGGCGGACCGCGACGTCGTGGACGTGACCGAGGTGCTGCGCTTCCGGACCGACGACGGGTCGGCCGAGGAGTTGCCGCACCCACACCGTTCGACCAACCCGGTCCTCCGGCGGACCACACGCAACCAGACCTGCCGCAGCGCGGCAGGTAGCAGCCCGATCAGGCGCCATGGCCACTGCTCATCCGACGCTGCTCAGCTCGGCGGCAGTGGCAGGTCAGGCACCACCGCGTCTGCGGCACCGCGCACAGCACCTCGACGGCGATCTCCTCATCGCAGCCCGCACACCGCCCGTACCTACCCGTCCGGATCGCCATCAAAGCGGTCTCGATATCCGCCAGGGCACGACCGGCGCCGGCCGCGACCTGCTCGTCCACCTGGGCGCGAGCGATGTCGGCAGTCGTGCACGCCCCGTCACGTCGCGCGGGCCCCATCATGGCCATCGAGCTCAGCTGCTCGACCCGGAAAGCCCGCTCGCGTTCGAGCGCCTCGCGCAGTCGAGGCAGACACCGAACGAGCTCGGTACGCCACCCGCCCCTCCCGGGTGAGACGTGCGTCCGGGCCGCCACTGCATGCATCGTCGACTTCACGCTCCTCGGGAACCACTGGTCTGCACGCCCAGGCCACGATCGGGGTGGGCATGCGGACGGGCGCGAGGGGATCGGCAGTCCGCATGCCCAGCCCGGCGCACCGGGCACCTCCAACGCTGCCTGCTCCAGGTCCCGGCGGCAGGGGCGGTCACCGGCCGACTCGCGCCATCCGGAGTTGCCGGCTTCCGGCAACATCGTGCAACCTGCTCCGGTCGATCACGAGGGGAATACCTTCTCGGCCATCGACGCGAAGTTGCCGCAGACACAGTCATTGCCGTGGGTCGGCAGATCGGGTTCCAGCAACTCTGCGGGGGAACGCCCCAGTCCGGGGAGTCCGGGCGAGGCAGAGTGGAAGTACGACGAGGGTGCTACGACCCGCTTCGACTCGCCCGTGGATCGATCGATCTCCTCGCGATCGGGAGCGGTGGCAGTAGCACGGATCCACGGCGGAAGCCGCGCGGCCTGCCTCACGGTGCCGCAGACGACCCGTCCGCCTGCCCGAGAACGATCATCAGGAGCTGAGATGTTGCACCAACGAACAACCGGAGCCACCGCGGTCGTGCCGAACGGACGGAAGGCCCGGTCGGCGCCGCCCATGACGGTCGGACATTTCTCCGCTCCGGCCCGATCCGGTTCGGAGGCCGGCGCGGAATGGAGCGACATCGTCCAGGAATGGGGCGAGCAGTCGTTCCCGGCGAGCGATCCGCCGGCGAACTGGTGAATCTCCAGCTCATGAACAACGTGACGGTGGTCGGGTGGGAACGGTCGGCCCAACCCACCGCGTGGCTCCGCGGGCGCCGAGGCGGCTCCCCCTGCCCTCGTGCCCTTCGACCCGCTGCAGCTAGATCTGGATGAAATGAGTGGAAGCCCTGATGCCTGCGCCTACTACGACGCTCATCGCTCCTCAGAGTGCAACGAGATCGAACGTGCTTCACCGCCGGCAACGTGTTCCCGTCATACTCCGACTCACCCCACAGCAGGCGAGAGACCTGCCCCGGTGGATGCCACACCTCGTTGAGGAGGCGCGTCGTCAGCTGCGCCACCACGGGGACGCCGCGCGGGACGTGGTGATCGATCTGTCGTCCCTCCCGCCGACTTCGGCTTGCGCTCCGCTGCTGATGCTCTTCACGCTCGTCCGCAGGCTCCTGAGCGCGGATGCGGGCGTCGTGGTCACCGGCGTGAACCCGGCCTTGCGCGCGTGCCTGGTTGCGGAGCTCCCGACCGGCGTCACGGTCGTCGATCGACGAGGGCGGCGCTGGTCCAGCTGACGGGCACGCGACCGGCGAGGCCCGCTGCTTGGACCTCCTCGTCGGTGAGCGGTTGGAGTGGATCGACGCGCAGCGACTGGCGACGACGAACGCGGCCAGTTCGCGTTCGTCGCAGACCACGAGCGGTGATCACTGGGCCTGCGGTTGCTTCGGATGCCAATCGAGGCACACGACCGTGGCGTCATCGCTGATCTCGCCGTTGCACGACTCGGTGACGGACCGGGTGATATGTCGTACGAGTTCGGGAGGCGCGAGCTCATGGTGGTCAGCGAGCAGCGCGGCCAGCCGGCGATAGCCGAAATCCTGCCCACCTCGCTGATGGGCCTCTGTGATGCCGTCGGTGAACAGGAGCAACCTGTCCCCCGGATGGAGCGCGATCGGGTGAACCGGGTAGTGCGTGGAACCGAGCAGCCCGAGCGGCAGCTCGGGCGGGATGAGGAGTTCACTGACCGCGCCGTCCCGGACCAGCAGCGGCGGCGGGTGTCCGGCGTTGAGGATCGTTCCTACGCCGCTGTCGACATCGAGTTCGAGGATGAGGCCAGTGACGAAGTCGGGGCCCGGGAACTGCTCCACCAGGTGCCGATTCGCAGTCTCGGCCTGCTGGACGATCGAGCAGTGCGCGCGGCGGGCGTTGCGCATCGCCGTGCAGGAGAGGCTGGCCAGCAGCGACGCGCGCAGCCCGTGGCCGGCCGCGTCGCTGACGCCCACGGTCAGGCAGTGCGCGCTGACGGCGTAGTCGAAGTTGTCCCCTCCGATCTCGTACGCGGGCTCCAAGGTGCCCGCGATGGAGAACGCGGGCAGCTCGAAGGCCAGACTGGGCAGCAGCTCCCACTGGATCTCCGCAGCCAACCCCAGCTCACGCCGGCGGCGCAGCATCTCGAACCGGTCGGTGTAGCGGCGAGCGCCGGTCAGGACGTGCCCCAGGACGCGCGCGACATCGTCGAGTACCTCCATGGTTCCCCCGCCGACGTGGTGGCCGGGCAACGTTACGGCGAGGACCCCGAGACGCTCCGCGCGGACCGACACCGGGAGGTAGACCACCACCGCGGGCCCGGGCACGCCACTGCCAGCGGCCCCGGCCGCAGCAGCATCACCGGATGGATCCACAACGGCGGTGACGCGGCGCTGCTCCCGGTACGCCACACCCGCAGCGCTGTCGAGCAAGTCCTGGGACCGGATCGGCGCAGTGGCAGGGTCCACCGCCACCGGCTCCAGACTCGCCTCCGCGTAGTCCGACAGCAGGACGACGCAGCCCTGCGCCGACACGTGCCGGGCCAGCCATCGTGCGCAGACATCAACCAACTCGCTCGGCGGCGCTCGATCCAGATCCTGCAACAGCGCGCCGATGCCGGGCCGAGCAGCCGTCACATCCTCCGTCACCGCGGCCACCCTGCCACCCCCGCCACTGTCGCGCGACGGCCATGACGATTCCACCGCATCGACACGTGGGCAGCGACCGGATCTGGCGCCAACGTTGCAGCCGAACAGGGACGACATCGTCCTGGCCCGCTGAAGCTCGAGCTATTCCGGCAAGCTTGGTCCTGGCACTCGCCAATGTCGGGACGACCGTCGCGCTCTTCCCCGTCGTCAAGCGTCAGGACGAAGGCATCGCCCTCGGCTCCGTGGTCATGCGCACCCTCGAGGCGAGCGTCATCGCCGTCGGAGTCGTTCCCCTCCTCGTCGTCGTGACGCTGCGTCAGGACCTGTCGGGGGCGTACGGCATCGACGCCTCGCGATCGGAAGCGCATTGGTGGCATTCCACAACTGGACATTCCTGGTCGGCCCCAGCTTGGTCCTCGGAACGAGCACGGTGCTGCTCGCGTACCTGCTGTACCGATCCGGCCTCGTACCACGGTTCATCCCCGTGCTGGGACCGGTCTTCGCCGGGCACCGCCCAGATGTTCGGCCTCTACGAGCAGATCTCGGTGTGGGCCACCGTCACCCCTGTCCCGGCGTTCGCGACTCAGACATCCTTTGCGGCGACGTGGGTGACCGGTAGGTGGAACTTGCGTCCGAGGCGCGCGGGCAGGTCCTGGTGCAACCAGCGAGACAGGCGCGCCGGGAGCGTCGACACGATGATCTCGTCGAACTCCTGCCTCCCGAGGGCGTCTTCGACCGCGCGCATCGGATCGGGGTCACACACCTCGCCCCCTGCCGTGGCGCCGGCGGCGGCCAACTCCTTCAGGGTCGCCTGGAGCTTGGCCTGCGCCAACCGGCGAGCCTCCTCGGGGGGCGCAGAGATCGTCGGGACGCCACCGACGACCGGCATCGGCGGCAGGGCGGCGATCGACGCCAGATCGCTCACCTGGGTTGCGGGCACCACGAGCCAGAACTCAGCGGGACCATGGGCAACGCGCTCACTGATGAGATCCCTGAGTTCCTGGCTGCCGAGCGTCTGGTTCGCGACGACGAGGTAGCGGTGCATGACGCCTCCGGGCAGGTTGTCGGGTGCGCCTGCCGCGGCGACCGCGGACCGGCACCGGACTGGAGAACGGTACCGCTCATCACCCGGCAAGAGAACGGGTGTGGACCCCCGGCAACGACCGGCGGGCCGGCGACGTGGGCATGGGTCCGGAGTACCTCCGAACGAATCTCCGAATCGGCGTCGATCACGTGGGACGGGTGTAGGAATGCCCCATGGACGAGAGTGATCGGCCACTCTTCCTCGTGGTCAATATCAAACCAAGACTGGACCGAATGGCGGAAGCCGAGGCGCAACTGCAGTCCATGCGCCGCAACAGCATCACCGAGCCCGGTTGCGTCTTCATGTACCTCGCGCAGCCGCAGGACGACCCGTCCACGTGGGTGATGTTGGAGATGTTCCGCTCCCGCGCGGCGTGGGACGAGCACATGCGCCAGCCTTACAACATCGAGGGGAACATCATTCTGGAGGATCTCCTCCGCGAGCCCTCGGACCTGCGCCTTTTCGACCAGAAGTAGGGAGCGCCCCGCAAAGTTAATATTGAACCTTGAACTAATGACGCACAGTACCGGATCAGACACTCAAGGTTGCCACCGCCTCCGGTGGAATCTGCCGTCGGCGCGGACTACCGTTCGACTGTGGGCTGCATCACATACCCCACTCCGCGTCAGCGAGAGGTGATCCGAATGGCTCGACAGACGGTCACACGGATACAACCCTACGAGGCACGCGACGCGAAGCCCAAGTTGGTTTACCCGGGCCTCACCATTCCGTTCATCCTGATCGTCACCTGCTTCGCGGCCTGGGGGTCCGCAGCCAACTTGACGGATGTTCTTGTGGGGGTTTTCCGGCACATCTTCACGATGTCGAACTTCCAGTCGGCACTTGTGCAGTTCGCGTACTACGGCGCGTACTTCTCGCTCGCCATCCCGGCCGCCTTCATCAACCGGCGCTACGGCTACAAGGCCGGCGTCCTCGCCGGCCTGGGGCTCGCCACGCTCGGTGGATTCCTGTTCATCCCGGCAAGCGTGCTGCTCGCGTACGGGTTCTTCCTGATCGCTCTCTTCGTACTGGCGGCCGGACTGTCGATCCTCGAGACCTCGGCCAACCCGTTCGTGATCGCGATGGGCCCGGAGGAGAACGCGACCCAGCGGCTGAACCTCGCCCAGTCGTTCAACCCGGTCGGCGCGAACATCGGCGTCCTGCTCGGCGCATTGTTGATCCTCCCCCAGATCACGCCGGAGTCGGAGAAGGCCGCGATGACGGCAGACCAGCGGCTAGCGGCGCAGGAGCAGGACCTGTCGTTGGTACTCGGGCCCTATACGGGAATCGCCACCGCGCTCCTGCTGATCTGGATCGTCATCGCCATCCAGAAGATTCCTGTGCCGGAGGAGCACGCCCGGTTCGCGCCGGACGAGAGGAATACCGGCCTCGTCGGTCGTCTCTGGCACAACCGGCACTACCGGTACGGAGTGGCCGCACAGTTCCTCAACGTCGGCGCCCAGGTCTGTGCGTGGACGTTCACCATCCAGTACGCCCAGGACGTGGTGGGCGTGCCCACCGCGAGCTCGGGCTGGTACCTCCAGGCCAGCCTCATCCTTTTCCTCATCTCACGGTTCGTGATGACCTATCTGCTCGGCATCTACCGGCCGACGAAGCTGCTGTTCGCCATGGGTTTGCTGGGGCTGCTGTTCTCCCTCATCGCCATGTTCTCGCCAAATATGATCGGATTGCTCGCCGTCGTCGGAATCTCCTTGTCGCTGTCACTCATGTTCCCGACGATCTACGGCGTCGCCCTGCAAGGCCTCGGCCCGGACACGAAGTTCGGCGCCGCCGGTCTCGTGATGGCCATCCTCGGAGGCGCGCTCCTTCCGCTGGTCCAAGGCAAGTTGATGGACATCATGGGCGCGAACCTGGCCTTCGTCGTCCCGGGGATCTGCCTGGGTCTGGTGGCCTGTTACGCACTGTTCGACCTCCGCACCGCACGGCACGGAGGGCCGCTCGTGAGCGAGGGCGCCGCGGGTTGAGGGCGAACGAGACGCGTCGGGCCTTGCTCGATCGCTGATCGCCTGCGCGAGCACCTGCCCGCGTGCCCCGACGGGCAGTGGCGATCCTCGACCGCGCACCCGACACACCGGTTCTCTTCGATAGGAGTTGGGCGGATGTTCGTCGTCGTGGGCGAAGCGCTCGTGGACCTGGTCGGGCAACGCGGCAGCCGAACGCTGGTCGCCCATCCCGGTGGGAGCCCGGCCAACGTCGCTCTTGGGCTGGCCCGGCTCGGGAACCAGGTGACGCTCATGACGCGTCTGGGACGGGATGCGTTGGGCGAGATGGTCACCGCGCACCTCAAGTCCAGCGGCGTCCGGGTCGAAGGGGGCTCGGGCGAGGGCACCTCGACCAGCCTGGCGATTGCCACCCTCGCCGCGGGGATCGCGACCTACGACTTCCGCATCGAGTGGGACATCGGCGACCTGGAGCCCCTCCCCATCGAGACCCGGTGCCTGCACACCGGTTCGTTGGCAACCGTCCTGGCACCCGGCAGGGCAGGCGTCGAGGACCTCATGAGGCGGGAGCACCGGCGCGGGCGGGTGACGATCTCCTACGACCCCAACGTCCGGCCCGCACTGCTCGGGGCGCCGGAACGGGCGCGGCCGGGGATCGAGGACCTCGTCGCCCTGTGCGACGTCGTCAAGGTCAGCGACGAGGACCTGCTCTGGCTCTACCCCGACCGCCAGGACGAGGACGTGGCGCGGGACTGGCTCGGGCGCGGCCCGGCCCTCGTCGTCGTGACACGTGGAGGCAGAGGGGTGTACGCCGCCACGGCGGGGCTGGAGGTGCGTCGACCCGCGACGCCGATCGACCTCGTGGACACCGTCGGTGCAGGCGACTCGTTCACGTCCGGCCTGCTCGACGGGCTGCGTCGAGCAGATCTGGTCGGGGGCTCGCGTCACGACGCGATGGCGGCGATCGACGAGGCGACGCTCGTCAGCGTTGTGGACGCGGCGGCCTTCGTCGCGGCGATCACCTGCTCTCGCCCTGGTGCCGATCCCCCGACCCGAGCCGAGGTTGCCGCCGCCGACGCCGTTCGAACGCCTACTGCGGCGGCACCGCTCGGCACCGCACGAGGGATCTCACCGCCGGCAACCGGCCCGGCCTCCGAGGTCGCACCGAAGCGAGGGAGATATCGATGACCAGTGCAACGGGCTCCGGCGGAGCCATCTTCGACGTGGACGGGGTGCTCGTCGACTCCCCGCACGAACTGGCCTGGCGCGAGTCGTTCAGGTCTCTGATGGAGGGCGACTGGCGCGACATCCGTGACCGGACGAGCTGGTCCCCCGAACGCTTCACGCCGGCCGTCTACCAGCAGGTGATGGCCGGGATGCCGCGCATGGCCGGTGCCCGGGCGGCGATGGAGCACTTCGGTGTGCCGGACATCGACGCGCGGATCGAGCAGTACGCGGCCGCGAAACAGGAGCACGTGATCAAGCTGATCGAGCAGGGCCGCTTCATGGCGTTCCCGGACGCGCTGCGGTTCGTCCTGGACGTGAAGGCGTCGGGCGTCCCGGTGGCGGCGGCGTCGTCGTCGAAGAACGCCAAGCTGTTCCTCGAACGGATCCGCCTGGACCTGTTCGCCGCCGAGCAACGGATCGACTACGACTTCATCACCCCGGGCATGACCCTCGCCGAGATCTTCGACGCCGACATCTCCGGCCGGGACTTCCCCAAGGGCAAGCCGGATCCGACGATCTTCCTCACCGCGGCGGAGGAGCTCGGTGTCGCCCCGGCCGACTGCTTCGTCGCCGAGGATGCGACCAGCGGCATCCAGGCCGCCAAGGCGGCCGGAATGGCCGCGCTCGGCGTGGCCCGCCTGGACGACCAGGAGATGCTGCTCGAGGCGGGCGCGGATCTCGTCGTGACCACCCTGGACGACGTGTCCCGGCGCGCCCTGCGCTCGGGGTTCCTCGAGGAGCGCCGGGCGGCCGCCGAGATGAGGAAGCGGCACACGCAGCAGCCGCCGAGCGTGTGGACGCTCGTGTACGAGAGCTTCGACCCGGCCCGGCAGGGGCTGCGGGAGGCGCTGCTCTCGCTCGGCAACGGGTACATGGTGACCCGCGGCGCTCTGCCCGAGGCGGACGCCGACGACGTGAACTACCCCGGCACGTACGTCGCGGGGCTCTACGACCGCGCCGAGACCGAGGTCGCCGGGCGCACGGTCGAGAACGAGGACCTGGTCAACGTCCCGAACTGGCTGCCGCTGCGCTTCCGGATCGAGGGTGGGGAGTGGTTCGACGCGCGGCGCGCGGACGTGATCTCGCACCGCTTCGAGCTGGACATCCGCCGCGGGGTGCTGGCTCGGCACCTGACCTGGCAGGAGGCCGACGGGCGGCGCACCAGCATGGTCCAACGCCGGTTCGTCAGCATGAAGGACGAGCACTTCGCCGGCCTGGAGACCACGTTCACGGCGGAGAACTGGTCGGGCCGCATCGAGGTCGTCTCCGGGCTGGACGGCCGCGTCGCGAACACGGGCGTCAAGCGCTACCGCGACCTCAACAGCCGCCACCTGCAGGTGCTGGGTCAGGGCGAGGTCGACCCGGAGACCATCGGTCTGCAGGTCGAGACCCTGCAGTCGCACGTGCGGGTCGCCGGCGCGGCACGCACGCGGGTGCTGCGCGACGGGCAGCGGCAGGACGTCGACCGGCGGCTGGTCGAAGAGCCGGGGTACATCGCCCACACGCTGGACGTCATGCTCGAGGACGGGCGCTCGGCGACCGTCGAGAAGATCGCTGCGGTGTACACGTCGCGGGACCGCGGGATATCCGAGAGCCGCGACGATGCCCAGCTCGCGGCCACCACGGCGGACGACTTCGCCGGTCTTCTGGCGCGGCACGTCGGCGCGTGGAACAGCCTCTGGAACCGTTTCGACATCGAGCTCGACAGCGCCAACGAATGGACCGAGACGGTCCTCCACCTGCACATCTTCCACCTGCTGCAGACCATCTCGCCGCACACGCATCGCCTTGACGTCGGCGTCCCGGCCCGCGGCTGGACCGGGGAGGCCTACCGCGGTCACGTCTTCTGGGACGAGATGTTCATCTTCCCCTTCTTCAACTTCGAACGCCCGAGCCTGGCTGCAGCCCTGCTCCAGTACCGCTACGAGCGGCTCGACACGGCCCGCGCCGCCGCCCGCGCCGAGGGGTACGAGGGCGCCATGTTCCCCTGGCAGAGCGGGGCAACCGGGCGTGAGGAGACCCAGAAGGTCCACCTC
This window harbors:
- the fucP gene encoding L-fucose:H+ symporter permease, which codes for MARQTVTRIQPYEARDAKPKLVYPGLTIPFILIVTCFAAWGSAANLTDVLVGVFRHIFTMSNFQSALVQFAYYGAYFSLAIPAAFINRRYGYKAGVLAGLGLATLGGFLFIPASVLLAYGFFLIALFVLAAGLSILETSANPFVIAMGPEENATQRLNLAQSFNPVGANIGVLLGALLILPQITPESEKAAMTADQRLAAQEQDLSLVLGPYTGIATALLLIWIVIAIQKIPVPEEHARFAPDERNTGLVGRLWHNRHYRYGVAAQFLNVGAQVCAWTFTIQYAQDVVGVPTASSGWYLQASLILFLISRFVMTYLLGIYRPTKLLFAMGLLGLLFSLIAMFSPNMIGLLAVVGISLSLSLMFPTIYGVALQGLGPDTKFGAAGLVMAILGGALLPLVQGKLMDIMGANLAFVVPGICLGLVACYALFDLRTARHGGPLVSEGAAG
- a CDS encoding carbohydrate kinase family protein, yielding MFVVVGEALVDLVGQRGSRTLVAHPGGSPANVALGLARLGNQVTLMTRLGRDALGEMVTAHLKSSGVRVEGGSGEGTSTSLAIATLAAGIATYDFRIEWDIGDLEPLPIETRCLHTGSLATVLAPGRAGVEDLMRREHRRGRVTISYDPNVRPALLGAPERARPGIEDLVALCDVVKVSDEDLLWLYPDRQDEDVARDWLGRGPALVVVTRGGRGVYAATAGLEVRRPATPIDLVDTVGAGDSFTSGLLDGLRRADLVGGSRHDAMAAIDEATLVSVVDAAAFVAAITCSRPGADPPTRAEVAAADAVRTPTAAAPLGTARGISPPATGPASEVAPKRGRYR
- a CDS encoding HAD-IA family hydrolase; the encoded protein is MTSATGSGGAIFDVDGVLVDSPHELAWRESFRSLMEGDWRDIRDRTSWSPERFTPAVYQQVMAGMPRMAGARAAMEHFGVPDIDARIEQYAAAKQEHVIKLIEQGRFMAFPDALRFVLDVKASGVPVAAASSSKNAKLFLERIRLDLFAAEQRIDYDFITPGMTLAEIFDADISGRDFPKGKPDPTIFLTAAEELGVAPADCFVAEDATSGIQAAKAAGMAALGVARLDDQEMLLEAGADLVVTTLDDVSRRALRSGFLEERRAAAEMRKRHTQQPPSVWTLVYESFDPARQGLREALLSLGNGYMVTRGALPEADADDVNYPGTYVAGLYDRAETEVAGRTVENEDLVNVPNWLPLRFRIEGGEWFDARRADVISHRFELDIRRGVLARHLTWQEADGRRTSMVQRRFVSMKDEHFAGLETTFTAENWSGRIEVVSGLDGRVANTGVKRYRDLNSRHLQVLGQGEVDPETIGLQVETLQSHVRVAGAARTRVLRDGQRQDVDRRLVEEPGYIAHTLDVMLEDGRSATVEKIAAVYTSRDRGISESRDDAQLAATTADDFAGLLARHVGAWNSLWNRFDIELDSANEWTETVLHLHIFHLLQTISPHTHRLDVGVPARGWTGEAYRGHVFWDEMFIFPFFNFERPSLAAALLQYRYERLDTARAAARAEGYEGAMFPWQSGATGREETQKVHLNPKSGRWLPDHSHNQRHVNIAIAYNVWQHYMVTGSIGFLRFTGAELLIEIARFWASIATFNAGEDRYEIRGVVGPDEYHEAYPDSDEPGLANNTYTNIMAVWVLQRALETLDVLPPHYREELVQELSIRDEELERWQDITRKMKVVFHADGVLTQFEGYEALPEFDWEGYRERYGNIQRLDRLLEAEGDSTNRYKLAKQADVLMLLFLLSRDELRGLLHNLGYAVSHEQLARSVEYHLDRTSHGSTLSGVVSSWVMARYQPEQAWKFLQHALESDVADVQGGTTAEGIHLGAMAGTVDIVLRCLTGMRALGPVLRFEPALPAEVKRLRFSVHYRGHRVDVDLAEDRIRLSVRPGGAGPVNLFVHGQAVELAPGQQRELQLERA